ACCTATAGTTTCATTGACCAACAAGGCAATCACCAAAGTGCTTCTAGCACAATTATTGTCACTAATGATGCTGGATTAACTTTAAAGAATCCAACCGAAACTATCGTTGCTGGTGATAACTGGTCCGCTGAAACGAATGTCGCTTCGGCCACTAACGTTGACGGTTCAACCGTTGATTTCAAAGACATCACTGTCACTTATAAAAAAGACGGCCAAGCTGTTAATGGCATTACCACTGCCGGCACCTATTATGTCACTTACAGCTTTACTGACTCACTTGGCAATCTTCAATCTAAAACCAGTACAGTGACAGTAACTAACGATGCTGACCTAACCTTAACTAGCAACACTGAAACTATCATTGCTGGTGATAACTGGTCAGCGGAAACAAATTTTGCTTCAGCCACTAATGTTGACGGCTCAACCGTTAATTTCAAAGACATCACTGTCACTTATACTAAAGATGGGCAAGCTGTTGATGGCATTACCACTGCCGGCACCTATAAAGTTACTTACAGCTTTACTGACTCACTCGGCAAGACTCAATCTAAGACCAGTACGGTGACTGTCGCTAAAAATCAAGTTAACATTACCACCAAACCCGATTCTTCAATTGTTGCTGGATCAACTTGGAAACCGGCCGATAACTTTGCGTCGGCAACTGATACTGACGGAACTAAATTGACGGTTGCTGGAATGCAGATTACCTATACCAAAAATGGGCAATCAGTCGATCAACTTGATACCAAATCAGCTGGCACTTACGTAGTTACCTATAGTTTCATTGACCAACAAGGCAATCGCCAAAGTGCTTCCAGCACGATTATTGTCACTAATGATGCCGGATTAACCTTAAAGAATCCGACTGAAAACATCATCGCTGGCGATAAGTGGTCGGCAGAGACTAACTTTGCCGCCGCAACTAATGTTGACGGTGCTAGCGTTAATTTCTCTAACGTCACCGTCACTTATCAAAAAGATGGCCAAAACGTTGCTGGAATTACCACTGCCGGCACCTATAAAGTCACCTACAGCTTTACTGACGCACTTGGGAACATTCAATCTAAGACCAGTACCGTCACAGTAGCTCGGAATCAAGTTAACATCGTGGCTCGGCCTGGAAGCACAATTGTCGCTGGCTCAACCTGGTCCGCACAGGATAACTTCGGCTTTGCTACAGATGTTGATGGCACCGACATCACTTTAAAAGACTTAACTGTAACCTATACTAAAAATGGACAGCCAGTCGCTCACTTAGACCCTAACGTCGCTGGCACTTATGTGATCACCTATAGCTTCACGGATCAACAGGGCCATTTGCAACAGGCTAAGAGTACTTTAACGGTCACCAATGACGCTGGTTTACAATTAACTAACACCACCGAAACCATCGTTGCGGGTGATAAATGGTCAGCGGAAACGAATTTCAATACCGCAACTAATGTTGATGGCACCGCCGTTGATTTTCCATCCATCACGGTGACCTATATGAAGAACGGGCAAAGCGTCACTGGCATTACGACTGCCGGGACCTATCAAGTCACTTATCGCTTTACAGATTCACTTGGTATCGTCCAAACAAAGACTAGCACTGTCACAGTGGCTGCTAATCAAGTTAAGCTCGTCGTAAAACCAGCCACAACCATTGTTGCAGGTGATAACTGGTCCGCACAAACGAATTTCATTAGTGCGACGGACGTCGATGGTACTAACTTGAACATTAACGATATGACGATTACCTACACTAAAGACGGAAAACCTGTCGCCAGCCTTAATCCAAAAATTGCTGGTACGTACGTAGTCACCTATCGCTTCACGGATCGACAAGGTCGCTTACAACAAGCCACTAGTACTGTGACGGTAACCAATGCAGCTGTTTTAAATCTAAAAGCGGCTACCGAAACCATCGTTGCTGGTGATAACTGGTCTGCCAAAAACAACTTTAAATCAGCAACTAACGTTGACGGTTCAACTGTGGCTTTTGCCAACGTAACCGTAACTTATACCAAGAATGGCAAAGCCGTAACCGGCATCACCACTGCCGGCACCTATCAAGTCACTTATTACTTTATCGATACACTTGGTAACCGGCAAACTAAAACCAGTACGGTCACGGTTACAGCTAGTCAAAGTCAGCTTAAAGTTAAGCCCACAACTAACTTAACAACCGGCAAAACTTGGCACCCAGTAGATAACTTAATTACAGCTAAAAATACGGATGGCACTAATGTTGCCTTCCAACAATTAACTGTCACGATTAAGAATCGATCAACTAATCAGCTCGTCGCCGCTATCGATACTTCGAAAGCTGGCACTTACTTGGTCACCTATTACTTTATTGATCAACAAGGCCAGCGCCAGACTGCTCAGAGTATCGTTACCATTACAGCTAAAGATGACCAAGCTGATCTCATTGTAAAACCAGATACTGATATTTCAGTTGATGATACTTGGCATGTCGAAGATGGTTTTGGCGATGCGACTGACTCGGATGGATCAAATGTTAGCTTTGATAAGATCAACGTCACGATGACTAAAGACGGACAACCGGTAACGCATGTGAAAACTGCCGGCACTTATCAAATCACTTATCAGTTCACGGCTAAAAATGGTCAACTACAGCAAGCGACACTTAAACTTACAGTTAAACCTAAATCGGCTCATGGACAAGCAACTCAACCAACGCTACCGCAAACCGATGAATCAACACATTCGGCAGCCGTGGTATTTGGAACTATCTTATTAGCCTTAACGGGATTACTTTCAGGTTTCAGAAGATCTAAAAACAAGCGTCAAGATTAATTTCAACCTATAAAGCTTTCTGAATTGAATTTTCAATTCGGAAAGCTTTTTTATTTAGTCGTACCAAACTTTTTTACCATCCATTTTTCCTACTCGTTGCAGCGTTTATAGTATATTAATCGTTATTTTAATTTGTAGGCGTACCTAAAAAACATTTCTATTTCAAATTTTTTATTGTATAATTGCAACTGGTCATATTTATTGTCACTAGAAAGGTGGAGTTTTTAAGTGAGTGAAGAAAATAAGGGGAATGGCCAAAAGCATAAGCTAATTGAATATGCGAATGGCCCATCGCTCGAAGAAATTAATGGCACCATCGAAGTA
This region of Lactobacillus sp. CBA3605 genomic DNA includes:
- a CDS encoding bacterial Ig-like domain-containing protein produces the protein MIPKQLELTSLPIVSLTNKGTYKSASSTIIVTNDAGLTLKNPTETIIAGDNWSAETNFGSATNVDGSSVAFKDITVTYQKDGKDVSGITTAGSYEVTYSFSDSLGKTQEITSTVTVNENKVSIVAKPDASIVAGSTWNPADNFVSATDTDGSVLTVSDMQVTYTKDGQTSTTLDTTIAGVYTITYWFTDSQGNRQSATSTLTITNDAAISVKNPTETIIAGDNWSAETNFGSATNVDGSTVDFKDITVAYQKDGQTVNGITTAGIYYVTYSFNDSLGNPQSITSTVTVDENKVSIVAKPDSSIVAGSTWNPADNLVSASDTDGSVLTVSDMQITYTKDGQPVDQLDTKSAGTYVVTYSFIDQQGNHQSASSTIIVTNDAGLTLKNPTETIVAGDNWSAETNVASATNVDGSTVDFKDITVTYKKDGQAVNGITTAGTYYVTYSFTDSLGNLQSKTSTVTVTNDADLTLTSNTETIIAGDNWSAETNFASATNVDGSTVNFKDITVTYTKDGQAVDGITTAGTYKVTYSFTDSLGKTQSKTSTVTVAKNQVNITTKPDSSIVAGSTWKPADNFASATDTDGTKLTVAGMQITYTKNGQSVDQLDTKSAGTYVVTYSFIDQQGNRQSASSTIIVTNDAGLTLKNPTENIIAGDKWSAETNFAAATNVDGASVNFSNVTVTYQKDGQNVAGITTAGTYKVTYSFTDALGNIQSKTSTVTVARNQVNIVARPGSTIVAGSTWSAQDNFGFATDVDGTDITLKDLTVTYTKNGQPVAHLDPNVAGTYVITYSFTDQQGHLQQAKSTLTVTNDAGLQLTNTTETIVAGDKWSAETNFNTATNVDGTAVDFPSITVTYMKNGQSVTGITTAGTYQVTYRFTDSLGIVQTKTSTVTVAANQVKLVVKPATTIVAGDNWSAQTNFISATDVDGTNLNINDMTITYTKDGKPVASLNPKIAGTYVVTYRFTDRQGRLQQATSTVTVTNAAVLNLKAATETIVAGDNWSAKNNFKSATNVDGSTVAFANVTVTYTKNGKAVTGITTAGTYQVTYYFIDTLGNRQTKTSTVTVTASQSQLKVKPTTNLTTGKTWHPVDNLITAKNTDGTNVAFQQLTVTIKNRSTNQLVAAIDTSKAGTYLVTYYFIDQQGQRQTAQSIVTITAKDDQADLIVKPDTDISVDDTWHVEDGFGDATDSDGSNVSFDKINVTMTKDGQPVTHVKTAGTYQITYQFTAKNGQLQQATLKLTVKPKSAHGQATQPTLPQTDESTHSAAVVFGTILLALTGLLSGFRRSKNKRQD